A stretch of Pseudoclavibacter chungangensis DNA encodes these proteins:
- a CDS encoding ATP-binding protein, with translation MTNWRIRDFQPGDLDALLRLWDQHRATSTEPVYALGEVLASTRKDTAVVAVKGDDVVGVAVARAAHDQGWIVFLGTDVDHRRDGIGGALLQAIEQRMAPQGLQRLSILVPDEQTQVGALSKAGFADKRHLRFFEREIPVKQREILLLRELGGRVLPPDRWESIGGMQHEKDILERRLVLPLSDPQLAEHYGVVPPRAIVLFGPPGTGKTTFAKGIASRLGWPFVEVFPSRLAASSKGLAGELRETFEQVDGLDHVVVFIDEVEEIASHRGGEPPSPTQGVTNELLKIIPAFRERPGRLLICATNFIRALDQAFLRHGRFDYVIPIGLPDDAARRAIWQRYVPEAVADVVDVDALVSRTAGYSPADIEFAARKASQVALERAVAARDSDTDVPAGPNTDDFLAAIDATRTTVSAEVSREFDEDIVSIARV, from the coding sequence ATGACGAACTGGCGCATCCGCGACTTCCAACCCGGCGATCTCGATGCCCTCCTGCGGCTCTGGGACCAGCACCGTGCGACGTCGACCGAGCCCGTGTACGCGCTCGGCGAAGTGCTCGCGTCCACGCGAAAGGACACGGCTGTCGTCGCCGTCAAGGGGGATGATGTGGTCGGGGTCGCCGTGGCGCGGGCCGCGCACGATCAGGGCTGGATCGTCTTCCTCGGGACGGACGTCGACCACCGGCGCGACGGCATCGGCGGTGCCCTGCTGCAGGCGATCGAGCAGCGCATGGCACCGCAGGGACTGCAGCGGCTCTCGATCCTCGTGCCCGACGAGCAGACGCAGGTGGGGGCCCTGTCGAAGGCCGGGTTCGCCGACAAGCGCCACCTCCGCTTCTTCGAACGCGAGATCCCCGTCAAGCAGCGCGAGATCCTGCTCCTTCGCGAGCTCGGTGGCCGCGTGCTGCCGCCCGACCGCTGGGAATCCATCGGTGGCATGCAGCACGAGAAGGACATCCTGGAGCGGCGCCTCGTGCTCCCGCTCTCGGACCCGCAACTCGCCGAGCACTACGGCGTCGTGCCGCCGCGTGCGATCGTGTTGTTCGGCCCTCCCGGAACGGGCAAGACGACCTTCGCGAAGGGTATCGCCTCGCGCCTCGGGTGGCCGTTCGTCGAGGTGTTCCCCTCGCGACTGGCGGCGTCCTCGAAGGGACTCGCGGGCGAACTGCGCGAGACTTTCGAGCAGGTCGACGGGCTCGATCACGTGGTCGTGTTCATCGACGAGGTCGAGGAGATCGCCTCGCACCGTGGCGGTGAACCGCCGTCGCCGACGCAGGGCGTCACCAACGAGCTCCTGAAGATCATCCCCGCGTTCCGCGAACGGCCGGGACGACTGCTCATCTGCGCCACGAACTTCATCCGGGCGCTCGATCAGGCGTTCCTGCGGCACGGTCGCTTCGACTACGTCATCCCGATCGGGCTGCCGGACGACGCCGCGCGCCGCGCAATCTGGCAGCGCTACGTGCCGGAGGCGGTCGCCGACGTCGTCGATGTCGATGCGCTCGTCTCGCGGACGGCGGGGTACTCGCCGGCCGACATCGAGTTCGCGGCGCGGAAGGCGTCGCAGGTCGCGCTCGAGCGGGCGGTCGCGGCTCGCGACAGCGACACCGACGTGCCGGCAGGGCCGAACACCGACGACTTCCTGGCCGCGATCGACGCGACACGCACGACGGTTTCCGCCGAGGTGTCGCGGGAGTTCGACGAGGACATCGTCTCGATCGCGCGCGTCTGA
- a CDS encoding S1C family serine protease has translation MTADVSPPDRDDASGGRAEVSGAGSHVMARLARALADSRDGVVGERAGAAVVAARLAAARRTAAARAAGARVDASSGEVDTRPASAAGDVHADGVGNATVAGDDIGATGESNGTDDGADTGTSARGDGPAAVQVIEGGDERATTDASAALGDDGRDEDQAAGGGPTEERTDPEGPGLEVDGADTDVTDEDQRDVPEDPASSESASARSASSDDAAPAPAPAPDPEIAGGVTAGDGAWRRPSTSAGGTGRHVDRTSTAAVAREPDGRARSTVPVVAATDRSGGAPTRDGARTEGAQRRDHPANQVRARREVRLSPLAFVVLALVVALLGGVVGGVVTAAATGAFGPSSASPSQQPWESGTLDDDSAEIAAAVAAASPSVVSLRVVTPGRSEVGSGIVLGEQGRVLTNAHVVTLDGTVDDATITATTADGRVFHAWTVGIDVLADLAVVQLDGAAGLVPATFADSATLAVGQRVVALGSPLGLVGTATSGIVSTVHRSIDVASAAVPPSSDANADDQAAAERVHLAVFQTDADINPGNSGGPVVDAAGRVVGVSVAIATTTRDPDSGPAAEGSIGLGFAIPANIAVRIAEQLTQGQLPSHGALGATLRSADRLSTLDPWITGAYLEAVADQGAAQRGGLRAGDVVTGVDGVPVATAGDLLALVRSHAGGDEVEVAYVRDGETRRTTVTLDSSAD, from the coding sequence ATGACTGCTGACGTGTCGCCGCCCGATCGCGACGACGCGAGCGGGGGACGGGCCGAGGTGTCCGGTGCCGGGTCGCACGTCATGGCGCGACTCGCGCGGGCGCTGGCCGACTCGCGTGACGGTGTGGTGGGCGAGCGCGCGGGCGCCGCCGTCGTCGCCGCCCGGCTCGCCGCAGCCAGGCGGACGGCGGCCGCACGGGCCGCGGGAGCGCGTGTGGACGCGTCGTCCGGCGAGGTCGATACCCGGCCGGCTTCCGCGGCGGGGGACGTCCACGCGGACGGTGTCGGGAACGCCACCGTCGCCGGGGACGACATCGGCGCCACGGGGGAGTCGAACGGAACCGACGACGGCGCCGACACGGGAACGTCCGCGAGGGGTGACGGGCCGGCCGCCGTGCAGGTGATCGAGGGCGGCGACGAGCGGGCCACGACCGACGCGTCGGCGGCGCTCGGCGACGACGGACGCGATGAGGACCAGGCCGCCGGTGGCGGGCCCACCGAGGAGCGGACCGACCCCGAGGGGCCGGGTCTCGAGGTCGACGGCGCCGACACGGACGTCACGGACGAGGACCAGCGGGACGTCCCCGAGGATCCGGCGTCGAGCGAGTCGGCGTCGGCACGGTCCGCATCGTCCGACGACGCCGCGCCCGCGCCCGCGCCCGCACCCGACCCCGAGATCGCGGGCGGTGTGACGGCCGGGGACGGTGCATGGCGACGGCCCTCGACGTCCGCCGGGGGGACGGGTCGGCACGTCGACCGCACGTCGACGGCCGCCGTCGCCCGGGAGCCCGATGGGCGCGCGCGTTCGACGGTGCCCGTCGTCGCGGCGACCGACCGCAGCGGCGGTGCGCCGACGCGCGACGGCGCGCGCACGGAGGGAGCTCAACGGCGGGATCACCCCGCGAACCAGGTGCGAGCGCGCCGCGAGGTCCGCCTCTCACCGCTCGCGTTCGTCGTTCTCGCGCTCGTCGTCGCGCTGCTCGGCGGGGTCGTCGGCGGGGTCGTCACCGCGGCCGCGACCGGGGCGTTCGGGCCGTCGTCGGCCTCGCCCTCCCAGCAGCCCTGGGAGTCCGGCACCCTCGACGACGACTCCGCGGAGATCGCGGCCGCCGTCGCGGCCGCGTCGCCGAGCGTCGTGTCGCTGCGCGTCGTCACGCCCGGCCGCAGCGAGGTCGGCTCCGGCATCGTCCTCGGCGAGCAGGGACGCGTGCTGACGAACGCGCACGTCGTGACGCTCGACGGGACCGTCGACGACGCGACGATCACGGCCACGACGGCCGACGGCCGCGTGTTCCACGCGTGGACCGTCGGCATCGACGTCCTCGCCGACCTGGCCGTCGTCCAGCTCGACGGTGCGGCGGGACTCGTTCCGGCCACGTTCGCCGATTCGGCGACGCTCGCCGTCGGTCAGCGTGTCGTCGCGCTCGGCTCGCCCCTGGGCCTCGTCGGGACGGCGACGAGCGGCATCGTCTCGACCGTCCACCGCAGCATCGACGTCGCGTCGGCCGCCGTTCCGCCCTCGAGCGACGCGAACGCCGACGACCAGGCCGCGGCGGAGCGCGTGCACCTCGCCGTGTTCCAGACCGATGCGGACATCAACCCGGGCAACTCGGGCGGCCCGGTCGTCGACGCCGCGGGACGTGTCGTGGGCGTGAGCGTGGCGATCGCGACGACCACGCGGGATCCCGACAGCGGACCGGCGGCGGAGGGATCGATCGGTCTCGGCTTCGCGATCCCCGCGAACATCGCCGTCCGCATCGCGGAGCAGTTGACCCAGGGGCAGCTGCCCTCCCACGGCGCACTCGGTGCGACGCTCCGGAGTGCGGATCGCCTCTCGACCCTCGACCCGTGGATCACGGGTGCCTACCTCGAGGCAGTCGCCGATCAGGGCGCCGCCCAGCGCGGCGGGCTCCGCGCCGGCGACGTGGTCACGGGTGTCGACGGCGTCCCGGTCGCGACGGCCGGCGATCTGTTGGCGCTCGTGCGTTCGCACGCCGGCGGCGACGAGGTCGAGGTCGCATACGTCCGAGATGGCGAGACGAGGCGGACCACGGTGACGCTCGACTCGTCCGCGGACTGA
- a CDS encoding ATP-binding cassette domain-containing protein, which translates to MPFASSAADDESDDRPSTPSRDGAGEPLVDAPGHRFSLTGPARPVPVFVEPILVEWVEEVVDDAPDDVPDADVSPEVGEATSDLPDDAPIAVEGADRAVTDEADEAVEPDEQAASDVADVEPGADEDAASDADPGRDVAPDEATPHATLADEDAIDGEPTVAIDIVAPAETDDAEGEARGVAARAEDVPDALEEADDVEAGDRADDEDEVIVESTSAEHASGDDETEDEADVANGADVANGADDIVTDDEIDDTDVDSVPDSDASGEVVEVDGVFVGGPGGSESSDDAESSDDAESSDDAEAGSEVARSDEEPTVAAWTLDEPATESAPGTGAEALDPSASDEHADASSTSDDARSADGAPIGEAEPPAVDPVTEDETATEATGPSEAPAARNSLRIGAATAAGLSTMTPVARVTSAPHRELGGTVLRLHDLTKRYGSEVAVQSVSLDVRRGSFYGIVGPNGAGKTTTLSMATGLLKPTSGTVEVLGIDVWENAAEARSRIGILPDRLRLFDQLTGGQLLYYTGVLRGLDDETARARTASLIQAFEFGAAANRLVVDYSAGMTKKIALASALIHSPELLVLDEPFESIDPVSAVQLTDILFDYVSRGGTVILSSHSMDLVQRVCDHVAVIVDGEILADGTVDAVRGDITLEERFRDIVRGPQRTEGLDWLGISFN; encoded by the coding sequence ATGCCGTTCGCTTCAAGTGCCGCCGACGACGAATCCGACGACCGTCCCTCGACCCCTTCCCGCGACGGCGCGGGCGAACCCCTCGTCGATGCTCCCGGGCACCGGTTCTCGCTGACCGGTCCGGCGCGGCCGGTGCCGGTGTTCGTCGAGCCGATCCTCGTGGAATGGGTCGAGGAGGTCGTCGACGACGCGCCCGACGATGTGCCCGACGCCGATGTGTCGCCCGAGGTCGGCGAGGCGACGTCGGACCTCCCGGACGACGCGCCGATCGCCGTCGAGGGCGCGGACCGCGCCGTGACCGACGAGGCCGACGAGGCGGTGGAGCCCGACGAGCAGGCTGCGTCCGACGTGGCGGATGTCGAGCCCGGGGCGGACGAGGATGCCGCGTCCGATGCCGATCCGGGGCGGGACGTCGCCCCGGACGAGGCGACGCCGCACGCGACCCTCGCGGACGAGGACGCGATCGACGGCGAGCCGACGGTCGCGATCGATATCGTCGCGCCGGCCGAGACGGACGATGCCGAGGGGGAGGCGCGAGGCGTTGCCGCGCGCGCCGAGGACGTGCCCGATGCGCTCGAGGAGGCGGACGACGTCGAAGCAGGCGACCGCGCGGACGACGAGGACGAGGTGATCGTCGAATCCACGTCCGCGGAGCACGCGTCCGGTGACGACGAGACCGAGGACGAGGCCGATGTCGCGAACGGTGCCGACGTCGCGAACGGTGCCGACGACATCGTGACGGACGACGAGATCGACGACACCGACGTGGACAGCGTTCCGGACAGCGACGCCTCGGGCGAGGTGGTCGAGGTCGACGGCGTGTTCGTGGGTGGTCCGGGCGGCTCAGAGTCCTCGGACGACGCGGAATCGTCGGACGACGCGGAATCATCGGACGACGCGGAAGCGGGCTCCGAGGTCGCGCGTTCCGACGAGGAACCCACCGTCGCCGCGTGGACGCTCGACGAGCCCGCCACCGAATCCGCCCCCGGCACCGGTGCGGAGGCACTCGACCCCTCGGCATCGGACGAGCACGCCGATGCGTCGAGCACGAGCGACGATGCGCGGTCCGCTGACGGGGCGCCGATCGGCGAGGCCGAGCCCCCCGCAGTCGACCCGGTCACGGAGGACGAGACCGCGACCGAGGCGACGGGCCCGTCCGAGGCGCCCGCGGCCCGCAACTCGCTGCGCATCGGCGCCGCGACCGCGGCGGGCCTGAGCACGATGACCCCCGTCGCGCGCGTCACCTCCGCTCCGCACCGCGAACTCGGCGGAACCGTGCTGCGTCTGCACGATCTGACGAAGCGCTACGGCAGCGAGGTGGCCGTGCAGAGCGTCTCGCTCGATGTCCGCCGCGGCTCGTTCTACGGCATCGTCGGCCCGAATGGTGCCGGCAAGACGACGACGCTCTCGATGGCGACGGGGCTCCTCAAGCCCACCTCGGGAACCGTCGAGGTGCTCGGCATCGACGTGTGGGAGAACGCGGCGGAAGCGCGCTCACGAATCGGTATCCTGCCCGACCGGCTGCGCCTGTTCGACCAGCTCACGGGCGGCCAGCTCCTCTACTACACCGGCGTCCTCCGGGGCCTCGACGACGAGACCGCGCGTGCACGGACGGCCTCGCTCATCCAGGCCTTCGAGTTCGGTGCCGCCGCGAACCGGCTCGTCGTCGACTACTCGGCGGGTATGACGAAGAAGATCGCGCTCGCCTCCGCGCTCATCCACTCACCCGAGCTGCTCGTCCTCGACGAGCCGTTCGAGTCGATCGACCCCGTCTCGGCGGTCCAACTCACCGATATCCTCTTCGACTACGTGAGCCGTGGCGGCACCGTGATCCTCTCGAGCCACAGCATGGACCTCGTCCAGCGTGTCTGCGATCATGTCGCCGTCATCGTCGACGGGGAGATCCTCGCCGACGGCACCGTCGACGCGGTCCGTGGCGACATCACTCTCGAAGAGCGGTTCCGCGACATCGTGCGCGGTCCCCAACGCACGGAAGGACTGGATTGGCTGGGCATCTCCTTCAACTGA
- a CDS encoding DUF3039 domain-containing protein — MRWNMRQDEPAAPGGPDDGGGTAVLDRELEQLLEDERLDDPGDHDKFAHYVRKEKILESAISGKPVRALCGKKWLPNSNPDRFPVCPACKAIYEKMRAE, encoded by the coding sequence ATGAGGTGGAACATGCGCCAGGATGAGCCCGCAGCGCCCGGTGGACCGGACGACGGCGGCGGGACGGCCGTGCTCGACCGTGAACTCGAACAGCTGCTCGAGGACGAGCGCCTGGACGATCCCGGTGATCATGACAAGTTCGCGCACTACGTGCGCAAGGAGAAGATCCTCGAGTCGGCGATCTCGGGGAAGCCCGTCCGTGCGCTGTGCGGCAAGAAGTGGTTGCCGAACAGCAACCCCGACCGCTTCCCCGTCTGCCCCGCCTGCAAGGCGATCTACGAGAAGATGCGGGCCGAGTAG
- a CDS encoding nicotinate phosphoribosyltransferase gives MTPREASTALLTDQYELTMIDAALQSGTAHRECVFELFGRRLPGGRRYGVVAGVGRALEELRDFRFGDAELEFLREREVVSAPTLDWLADYRFSGTIRGYREGELYFPNSPLLEVRASFAEGVVLETLLLSIYNYDSAVATAASRMVSVADGRPIAEMGSRRTGERSAVAAARAAYIAGFTATSNLEAGRTWGVPTMGTAAHSFTLLHDSERDAFRAQVAALGVDTTLLVDTYDVQQGIRNAVEVAGPELGGVRLDSGDLPTLVAEVRRQLDELGNPNTRITVTNDLDEFAIAGLSAVPVDAFGVGTSVVTGSGNVAAGMVYKLVARRGDDGEWVPVAKTSVGKASVGGRKTPVRRRNAQGIATAELIAIDDRVAGDADDRPLFVDLVVDGVVDERWLGAQGVAAAREHRADALRELPLGALRLRSGDPAIPTIFVDGE, from the coding sequence ATCACCCCGCGAGAGGCATCCACTGCCCTGCTCACCGACCAGTACGAACTCACGATGATCGACGCGGCCCTGCAATCGGGAACCGCGCACCGCGAGTGCGTCTTCGAACTGTTCGGACGCCGCCTGCCCGGTGGCCGACGATACGGCGTCGTGGCGGGCGTCGGGCGTGCACTCGAGGAGCTGCGGGACTTCCGCTTCGGCGACGCGGAGCTCGAGTTCCTGCGCGAGCGAGAGGTCGTGAGTGCACCGACGCTCGACTGGCTCGCCGACTACCGCTTCTCCGGCACGATCCGCGGCTACCGCGAGGGCGAGCTGTACTTCCCGAACTCGCCGCTGCTCGAAGTGCGCGCCTCGTTCGCCGAGGGTGTCGTGCTCGAGACGCTCCTGCTCAGCATCTACAACTACGACTCCGCCGTCGCGACCGCGGCCTCGCGCATGGTCTCGGTCGCCGACGGGCGTCCGATCGCCGAGATGGGGAGCCGCCGCACGGGCGAGCGCTCGGCGGTCGCCGCGGCACGGGCGGCCTACATCGCGGGTTTCACCGCGACGAGCAACCTCGAAGCGGGACGCACGTGGGGGGTCCCGACGATGGGCACGGCGGCGCACTCGTTCACGCTCCTGCACGACTCGGAGCGCGACGCGTTCCGCGCGCAGGTGGCGGCCCTCGGTGTCGACACGACCCTGCTCGTCGACACCTACGACGTGCAGCAGGGCATCCGCAACGCGGTCGAGGTCGCGGGCCCCGAACTCGGTGGCGTGCGCCTCGACTCCGGCGACCTGCCGACCCTCGTGGCCGAGGTGCGCCGCCAGCTCGACGAACTGGGCAATCCGAACACCCGCATCACGGTCACGAACGACCTCGACGAATTCGCGATCGCCGGGCTCTCGGCCGTGCCCGTGGACGCGTTCGGCGTCGGCACCTCGGTCGTGACGGGCTCCGGCAACGTCGCCGCGGGCATGGTGTACAAGCTCGTCGCACGGCGCGGCGACGACGGCGAGTGGGTGCCCGTAGCCAAGACCTCGGTCGGCAAGGCGTCCGTCGGGGGTCGCAAGACACCGGTCCGCCGCCGCAATGCCCAGGGCATCGCGACCGCCGAACTCATCGCGATCGACGACCGGGTCGCGGGTGACGCGGACGACCGTCCCCTGTTCGTCGACCTCGTCGTCGACGGGGTCGTGGACGAGCGGTGGCTCGGCGCCCAGGGCGTCGCGGCTGCGCGCGAACACCGGGCCGACGCGCTCCGCGAACTCCCGCTCGGTGCCCTGCGGCTCCGCAGCGGCGACCCGGCGATCCCGACGATCTTCGTCGACGGCGAGTGA
- the murI gene encoding glutamate racemase, whose amino-acid sequence MTVAPLTSEAPIGIFDSGVGGLTVAREIRAQLPSESLVYIGDTLHSPYGPKSLADVRRYSLEIMDELVREGVKMLVIACNTASAAVLRDARERYDVPVVEVIAPAVRAAVKATHNGRIGVIGTEATISSRAYQDMFEAAPHLRITARACPAFVEAVERGDTTSPELIRVAEGYLEPLRAADVDTVVLGCTHYPFLKGVIGYVMGHGTSLVSSDVETARDVYRVLASEGLFNRGSAPATYSYRQTGPDTDAFVQLATRFLGPDVAEVGHLATGVITLPPNRIQEDA is encoded by the coding sequence GTGACTGTGGCCCCCCTGACGAGCGAAGCACCGATCGGCATCTTCGACTCCGGGGTCGGTGGGCTCACGGTGGCGCGCGAGATCAGGGCGCAGCTGCCCTCGGAATCGCTCGTCTACATCGGCGACACCCTGCACTCGCCGTACGGCCCCAAGTCGCTCGCGGACGTGCGCCGGTACTCGCTCGAGATCATGGACGAGCTCGTCCGCGAGGGCGTCAAGATGCTCGTGATCGCGTGCAACACGGCATCGGCGGCGGTCCTGCGCGACGCCCGCGAACGCTACGACGTGCCCGTCGTCGAGGTCATCGCCCCCGCGGTCCGGGCGGCCGTGAAGGCCACGCACAACGGCCGGATCGGCGTGATCGGCACCGAGGCGACGATCTCGTCGCGCGCCTATCAGGACATGTTCGAGGCCGCCCCGCACCTCCGCATCACGGCCCGGGCGTGCCCGGCGTTCGTCGAGGCCGTCGAGCGCGGCGACACGACCTCGCCCGAACTCATCCGCGTCGCCGAGGGGTACCTCGAACCGCTGCGCGCGGCGGACGTCGACACGGTCGTGCTCGGCTGCACCCACTACCCGTTCCTGAAGGGCGTCATCGGGTACGTCATGGGGCACGGCACGTCGCTCGTCTCGAGCGACGTCGAGACGGCCCGGGACGTCTACCGGGTGCTCGCGTCGGAGGGACTCTTCAACCGCGGGAGCGCGCCGGCCACCTACTCGTACCGCCAGACGGGCCCCGACACCGACGCGTTCGTCCAGCTCGCGACGCGGTTCCTCGGCCCGGACGTCGCCGAGGTCGGGCACCTCGCGACGGGCGTCATCACTCTGCCCCCGAACCGCATCCAGGAGGACGCATGA
- the rph gene encoding ribonuclease PH, which produces MTTTRQDGRAVDELRPVTIERGWSEQAEGSALISFGRTRVLCTASFTPGVPRWLTGKGTGWVTAEYAMLPRATNERSARESVKGKLGGRTHEISRLIGRSLRAVVDTKALGENTIVLDCDVLQADGGTRTAAITGAYVALVDAIEWARAEGHVRKNATVLSGSVAAISVGIVKGEPLLDLPYVEDVAAETDMNVVATGDGRFVEVQGTAEGAPFDRAELDRLLDLALVGTARLTELQRAALAS; this is translated from the coding sequence ATGACCACGACCCGCCAGGACGGCCGCGCCGTCGACGAACTCCGCCCGGTCACGATCGAGCGGGGGTGGAGCGAGCAGGCCGAGGGGTCGGCGCTCATCTCGTTCGGGCGCACGCGCGTGCTGTGCACGGCATCGTTCACGCCCGGCGTGCCCCGCTGGCTCACGGGGAAGGGCACGGGCTGGGTGACGGCCGAGTACGCCATGCTCCCGCGGGCCACGAACGAGCGGTCCGCCCGGGAGTCGGTGAAGGGCAAGCTCGGCGGTCGGACGCACGAGATCTCTCGCCTCATCGGCCGGTCCTTGCGCGCGGTCGTCGACACGAAGGCGCTCGGCGAGAACACGATCGTGCTCGACTGCGACGTGCTCCAGGCCGATGGTGGCACGCGAACCGCGGCCATCACCGGCGCGTACGTCGCGCTCGTCGACGCGATCGAGTGGGCGCGCGCCGAGGGGCACGTGCGGAAGAACGCCACCGTGCTGTCGGGTTCGGTCGCCGCGATCTCGGTCGGCATCGTGAAGGGGGAACCTCTTCTCGATCTGCCGTACGTCGAGGACGTCGCCGCCGAGACCGACATGAACGTCGTCGCGACGGGTGACGGACGGTTCGTCGAGGTCCAGGGCACGGCCGAGGGTGCACCGTTCGATCGTGCGGAGCTCGATCGTCTGCTCGACCTCGCGCTCGTCGGAACGGCACGGCTGACCGAACTGCAGCGAGCGGCGCTCGCGTCGTGA
- a CDS encoding non-canonical purine NTP pyrophosphatase, with protein sequence MSAPIRVVLASHNAHKLVELQRILGDALDGIELVSYDGPEPVENGLGFEENALIKARAAAEFTGLPSIADDSGICVDVLGGSPGIFSARWSGPAKDAGENLRLLLWQLTDVDDPHRTAHFTAAAALVVPAGAASGGREIAEAVLGEWPGRILTAPAGEHGFGYDPIFAPEGADGRSAAELSDAEKDAESHRRRAFDALVPRLRSALGLG encoded by the coding sequence GTGAGCGCACCGATCCGGGTGGTGCTCGCATCGCACAACGCCCACAAGCTCGTCGAGCTGCAGCGCATCCTCGGCGATGCGCTCGACGGCATCGAGCTCGTCTCCTACGACGGGCCCGAGCCAGTCGAGAACGGCCTCGGGTTCGAGGAGAACGCGCTCATCAAGGCGCGCGCCGCGGCCGAGTTCACGGGACTCCCGTCGATCGCGGACGACTCCGGCATCTGCGTGGACGTGCTCGGTGGCTCACCCGGCATCTTCTCCGCGCGCTGGTCGGGGCCCGCGAAGGATGCGGGGGAGAACCTTCGGCTCCTGCTCTGGCAGCTCACCGATGTGGACGATCCGCACCGGACGGCGCACTTCACGGCCGCGGCGGCGCTCGTCGTCCCGGCCGGGGCGGCGTCCGGCGGTCGCGAGATCGCCGAGGCCGTCCTCGGCGAGTGGCCGGGACGCATCCTCACGGCACCCGCGGGCGAGCACGGCTTCGGCTACGACCCGATCTTCGCGCCCGAGGGGGCGGACGGCCGGAGTGCCGCCGAGCTGAGCGACGCCGAGAAGGACGCCGAGAGCCATCGCCGCCGGGCCTTCGACGCGCTCGTCCCTCGCCTGCGGTCCGCGCTCGGTCTCGGTTGA
- a CDS encoding N5-glutamine methyltransferase family protein, whose translation MTRAPRTGAPSGSEGADDATSAPDGGAHADLTRRLRAAGCVFAEDEAHILLAETTDADELERRTVRRVAGEPLETIVGFVAFGGLRLAVEPGVFVPRQRTLFLARRAARAASTVAGARVAEPFSGVAPVAAYVRATVPGARLAASDIDPLPLRCARRNLGADAVVVRGDGLAGFGTDATFDVIAAVVPYVPDGEIRTMPREATAHESGRALAGGIDGLVHVRELIASSGARLAERGVLLLEVHRSQVAAARVCARAHGLGLHARTAPDGQTAVIVVRHALA comes from the coding sequence GTGACGCGTGCCCCTCGCACGGGCGCCCCGTCGGGCTCGGAGGGTGCGGACGACGCCACGTCCGCGCCGGACGGCGGCGCGCACGCGGACCTCACCCGGCGGCTGCGGGCGGCCGGGTGCGTGTTCGCGGAGGACGAGGCGCACATCCTGCTCGCCGAGACCACCGACGCCGATGAGCTCGAACGACGGACCGTGCGGCGGGTCGCGGGCGAGCCGCTCGAGACGATCGTCGGCTTCGTAGCGTTCGGTGGCCTCCGGCTCGCCGTCGAACCAGGCGTGTTCGTGCCGCGTCAGCGAACGCTCTTCCTCGCCCGCCGGGCGGCGAGGGCCGCGTCGACCGTTGCGGGCGCGCGTGTCGCCGAGCCGTTCTCGGGCGTCGCGCCCGTCGCCGCGTACGTTCGGGCGACGGTCCCCGGTGCACGACTCGCGGCGAGCGACATCGATCCGTTGCCACTGCGCTGTGCACGCCGGAACCTCGGCGCGGACGCCGTCGTCGTCCGTGGCGACGGGCTGGCGGGATTCGGTACCGACGCCACGTTCGACGTGATCGCCGCCGTCGTGCCGTACGTGCCGGACGGGGAGATCAGGACCATGCCTCGCGAGGCGACGGCGCACGAGTCCGGCCGCGCGCTCGCGGGTGGGATCGACGGCCTCGTGCACGTGCGGGAGCTCATCGCGTCGTCGGGCGCGCGACTCGCCGAGCGCGGGGTGCTGTTGCTCGAGGTGCACCGGTCGCAGGTGGCCGCCGCCCGGGTCTGTGCGCGTGCGCACGGGCTCGGTCTGCATGCGCGCACGGCTCCCGACGGACAGACGGCGGTGATCGTCGTCCGGCACGCCCTCGCGTGA
- a CDS encoding OsmC family protein, with protein MLGSAHHYAVRLEWIGARGVGTTGYRDYDRTHVVRADGLPDLPGTADPTFHGERDRWNPEQLLLAALAQCHMLSYLHVAVRNDVVVTGYADDAEGTLRLNADHSGEFVEAVLRPRVLLADESQRDLADALHADAHAVCFIARSVNFPVRTVPAPPAA; from the coding sequence ATGCTCGGATCCGCTCACCACTACGCCGTCCGGCTCGAGTGGATCGGTGCGCGCGGTGTCGGGACGACGGGCTACCGCGACTACGACCGGACTCACGTCGTCCGGGCGGACGGTCTTCCGGATCTGCCCGGCACCGCGGACCCGACGTTCCACGGCGAGCGCGACCGCTGGAATCCCGAGCAGCTCCTGCTCGCCGCGCTCGCCCAGTGCCACATGCTGTCCTACCTCCACGTCGCCGTGCGGAACGATGTCGTGGTGACGGGCTACGCCGACGATGCCGAGGGCACGCTGCGCCTCAACGCCGATCACTCGGGCGAGTTCGTCGAGGCCGTGCTCCGACCACGTGTACTTCTCGCCGACGAGTCGCAGCGCGATCTCGCCGATGCGCTGCATGCCGACGCGCACGCCGTGTGCTTCATCGCGCGCAGCGTGAACTTCCCCGTCCGCACGGTCCCCGCTCCCCCGGCCGCCTGA